Proteins from a single region of Acidimicrobiia bacterium:
- the tmk gene encoding dTMP kinase, with amino-acid sequence MRYIAFEGVEGAGKSTVVRALAGRLRAAGNEVVEVREPGGTGLGDAIRGLLLDGDSPMAPWAEAALFAAARAQLAVEVVRPALDRGAWVLSDRTVYSSLAYQGGARRLGVEEVRTLNSLALDGTWPDLVVWLDVDAEVGLKRQENGDRIGSEDLSFHQRVADTFAALAEVELDRLVRIDASADIEAVVDQVWDLVT; translated from the coding sequence TTGAGGTACATCGCTTTTGAAGGAGTTGAAGGGGCCGGGAAGAGCACCGTGGTGAGGGCACTGGCCGGGCGGCTGCGGGCGGCCGGGAACGAGGTGGTCGAGGTTCGCGAACCAGGCGGCACGGGGCTGGGCGACGCCATCCGGGGCTTGCTGCTCGACGGAGACAGTCCCATGGCTCCCTGGGCGGAGGCGGCTCTATTTGCCGCGGCGCGAGCCCAGTTGGCTGTCGAGGTCGTTCGCCCCGCACTGGACCGGGGCGCCTGGGTGCTTTCGGACCGAACCGTGTATTCGTCACTCGCCTACCAGGGGGGAGCGAGGCGGCTTGGAGTCGAAGAAGTTCGGACCCTCAACAGCTTGGCCCTCGACGGGACGTGGCCAGACTTGGTTGTCTGGCTCGATGTCGACGCCGAGGTTGGCCTGAAACGGCAGGAGAACGGGGACCGGATCGGCTCGGAAGACCTGTCGTTTCACCAGAGGGTTGCTGATACCTTCGCTGCACTTGCCGAGGTCGAATTGGACAGACTCGTCCGCATCGATGCCTCCGCCGATATCGAGGCCGTTGTCGACCAGGTCTGGGATCTTGTGACATGA
- the holB gene encoding DNA polymerase III subunit delta', with translation MNRVGVIGHRRVLDLLEQEAGSPAHAYLFVGPEAVGKAMIASRFAAVILCDRSGNHEGPCSVCDRVASGNHPDVTVILPDGRASIGVEQARAAVHAASMTPVEGDRKVILFDEASTLTESAANALLKTIEEPSASTVFILVAESEDDLPPTIGSRCRTVHFGRVRSEDLVAGLEAQGVDGEQAHRVAVIAGGRPGLAIQLATEKEVVKFREFWLTVPERVTPHTGNSFLLADAAERAAAPLIKTLGVAHPDETATERDRRERATKRSAQALMITGLEILASWYTDAAAAQFGVAVRNPDVDVTRLALVTPTQAARNAERALDAVTAIRQNQRVPLVLANLFNDLARE, from the coding sequence ATGAACCGGGTTGGAGTCATCGGCCATCGGAGGGTGCTTGATCTTCTTGAACAAGAAGCGGGCTCGCCGGCCCATGCCTATTTGTTCGTCGGTCCTGAGGCCGTTGGCAAAGCGATGATCGCCTCGCGATTTGCCGCCGTCATTCTCTGTGATCGGTCAGGTAACCATGAAGGGCCGTGCTCGGTTTGTGACAGGGTTGCATCGGGGAACCACCCTGATGTCACGGTGATTCTGCCAGACGGTCGAGCCTCGATCGGGGTTGAGCAAGCCAGGGCAGCGGTTCATGCGGCATCGATGACGCCAGTCGAGGGAGATCGCAAGGTCATTCTCTTTGACGAGGCGTCAACCTTGACCGAGTCGGCGGCCAACGCTCTGCTCAAGACGATCGAGGAGCCGAGTGCTTCAACCGTATTCATCCTGGTGGCTGAGTCCGAAGATGATCTTCCACCGACCATCGGGTCCCGCTGTCGAACCGTGCACTTTGGTCGGGTCCGATCCGAAGATCTGGTGGCCGGTCTTGAAGCGCAGGGCGTCGATGGGGAACAAGCGCACCGGGTCGCCGTGATTGCCGGAGGCCGACCGGGTCTGGCCATACAACTTGCCACTGAAAAGGAAGTCGTCAAGTTTCGAGAATTCTGGCTTACCGTCCCCGAGCGGGTCACTCCCCATACCGGCAACTCGTTCCTGCTGGCCGATGCTGCGGAGCGAGCCGCTGCTCCGCTGATCAAGACACTGGGGGTGGCTCATCCCGACGAAACCGCTACCGAGCGGGACCGCCGGGAGCGGGCCACGAAACGGTCTGCCCAGGCACTGATGATCACCGGTCTTGAGATTCTGGCGTCCTGGTACACCGATGCAGCCGCCGCGCAGTTCGGGGTCGCGGTGAGAAATCCCGACGTCGATGTGACCCGACTGGCCCTGGTGACGCCGACTCAAGCCGCCCGGAATGCCGAGCGCGCCCTTGATGCCGTGACGGCCATTCGTCAAAACCAACGTGTTCCACTTGTCCTGGCGAACCTGTTCAACGACCTTGCCCGTGAGTGA
- a CDS encoding 1-acyl-sn-glycerol-3-phosphate acyltransferase: protein MSEPWERRFKVSVPVGRVLAGPLFKLKITGSEHIPAGPYVAGINHVSHVDAAFAAMALGKPLRFMAAADLIGINRGLDFILPFYGAILLPRSSVPLGAMRQGLDHLAAGGRVAVFPEGRRTEHWRASDFKRGAAWLAIRAGVPLVPVALSGTEAVMGLEERKVRRSRVEVHIGKPLAPKGDRFSLTDAWGEAMDDLLAGSNPGENE, encoded by the coding sequence GTGAGTGAGCCCTGGGAGCGAAGGTTCAAGGTTTCGGTCCCGGTGGGTCGGGTCCTGGCTGGACCACTGTTCAAGCTGAAAATAACCGGCAGTGAACATATTCCCGCCGGCCCGTATGTCGCTGGTATCAACCACGTCTCACACGTCGACGCGGCGTTTGCTGCGATGGCATTGGGCAAGCCGCTGCGCTTCATGGCGGCCGCCGACCTGATCGGGATCAATCGCGGGTTGGACTTCATCCTGCCGTTCTACGGGGCCATCTTGTTGCCACGGTCCTCGGTGCCGCTCGGGGCAATGCGCCAGGGTTTGGATCATCTGGCGGCCGGTGGCCGCGTGGCAGTTTTTCCCGAGGGGCGTCGAACCGAGCACTGGCGGGCTTCGGATTTCAAGCGGGGCGCGGCGTGGTTGGCCATCAGGGCGGGAGTTCCTCTCGTACCGGTGGCTCTCTCGGGTACCGAGGCCGTGATGGGTCTCGAGGAGCGCAAGGTGCGCAGGAGTCGGGTTGAGGTACACATCGGCAAACCGCTCGCTCCGAAAGGGGATCGGTTCTCGCTGACCGATGCTTGGGGCGAGGCCATGGATGATCTGCTGGCCGGGAGTAATCCGGGTGAAAACGAATAA
- a CDS encoding sigma-70 family RNA polymerase sigma factor: MADQATFEDDAMQFAPQLYSAALRMTRNPADAEDVVQETFLKAYRAYSSFESGTNLKAWLYRILTNTYINRYRKQSRRPDEVDLGEVEDLYLYRKISAANTPDSLRSAEEAVLEGLVDDDVKAAVEALPERFRMPVLLADVEGFSYKEIAEIMDVPIGTVMSRLHRGRKQLQTALWKFAEERGLADREDA; the protein is encoded by the coding sequence ATGGCTGATCAGGCCACCTTTGAAGATGACGCCATGCAATTTGCGCCGCAGCTTTACTCTGCGGCGCTCCGTATGACTCGTAATCCTGCCGATGCCGAGGATGTCGTCCAGGAGACGTTCTTGAAGGCGTACCGGGCCTATTCCTCGTTTGAATCGGGTACCAACCTCAAGGCGTGGCTCTATCGAATTCTCACAAACACCTACATCAACCGGTATCGCAAGCAATCGAGGCGACCAGACGAAGTCGACCTCGGAGAGGTCGAGGACCTGTACCTGTATCGCAAGATCAGTGCCGCCAATACGCCAGACTCGCTCAGGTCCGCTGAAGAGGCGGTGCTTGAGGGCCTGGTCGATGACGATGTGAAAGCGGCCGTCGAGGCTCTCCCGGAACGTTTCCGGATGCCCGTGTTGCTGGCCGATGTCGAGGGGTTCTCCTATAAGGAGATTGCCGAAATCATGGACGTCCCGATCGGAACCGTCATGTCACGGCTCCATCGGGGAAGAAAACAGCTACAAACGGCGTTGTGGAAGTTCGCAGAGGAACGTGGATTGGCCGATCGGGAAGACGCATGA
- a CDS encoding zf-HC2 domain-containing protein: protein MTKKSCDDAITKIYGYLDGEISTIKRMMVRLHLRRCSGCEDAFMFESRLKVVIRERCQEEVPADVLAKLRSIVANEQNQ, encoded by the coding sequence ATGACCAAGAAATCTTGTGACGATGCCATCACCAAGATCTACGGATATCTCGATGGTGAGATTTCCACGATCAAGCGGATGATGGTTCGGCTTCATTTGCGGCGATGTTCAGGATGTGAGGATGCCTTCATGTTCGAAAGTCGATTGAAGGTTGTCATCAGGGAGCGATGCCAGGAAGAGGTCCCGGCTGACGTACTGGCCAAGCTCCGATCGATCGTGGCCAACGAACAGAATCAATGA